In Brucella melitensis bv. 1 str. 16M, a genomic segment contains:
- the accD gene encoding acetyl-CoA carboxylase, carboxyltransferase subunit beta — protein sequence MNWITNYVRPKINSMLGRREMPENLWIKDPSTGEMVFHKDLESNQFVIPSSGHHMRIKAKDRLRFFFDNGEYTTLEAPKVPLDPLKFRDEKKYIDRLKDYRSRTGMDDAIVNGLGTIEGLPIVATVQDFSFMGGSLGMGAGEAIIQGFEKAIELKRPLVLFASSGGARMQEGILSLMQLPRTTVAVEMLKEAGLPYIVVLTNPTTGGVTASYAMLGDIHIAEPGALIGFAGPRVIEQTIREKLPEGFQSSEYLMEHGMVDMVVSRLELKATIARLLKIMTKQPANSDAPAPQKPDADSKAA from the coding sequence ATGAACTGGATCACCAACTACGTTCGTCCGAAGATCAATTCGATGCTCGGCCGCCGTGAAATGCCGGAAAATCTATGGATCAAGGATCCATCGACCGGCGAAATGGTGTTCCACAAGGATCTGGAAAGCAACCAGTTCGTGATTCCGTCTTCGGGCCATCACATGCGCATCAAGGCGAAGGATCGCCTGCGCTTTTTCTTCGACAATGGCGAATATACGACGCTTGAAGCGCCGAAAGTGCCGCTCGATCCACTGAAATTTCGCGACGAGAAGAAATATATCGATCGCCTCAAGGATTATCGCAGCCGCACCGGCATGGATGACGCCATTGTCAACGGCCTCGGCACCATCGAGGGCCTGCCAATCGTCGCAACCGTGCAGGATTTCAGCTTCATGGGCGGTTCGCTCGGCATGGGCGCTGGCGAAGCCATCATCCAGGGCTTTGAAAAAGCCATCGAACTGAAGCGCCCGCTCGTGCTGTTCGCCTCTTCCGGCGGTGCGCGTATGCAGGAAGGCATTCTCTCGCTGATGCAGCTTCCGCGCACGACCGTTGCTGTCGAAATGCTGAAAGAAGCAGGCCTGCCCTATATCGTTGTGCTGACCAACCCGACGACCGGCGGCGTCACCGCTTCCTATGCCATGCTGGGCGATATCCACATTGCCGAACCCGGCGCGCTCATCGGCTTTGCCGGCCCGCGCGTGATCGAACAGACCATCCGCGAAAAGCTTCCCGAAGGCTTCCAGAGCTCCGAATATCTCATGGAGCACGGCATGGTGGATATGGTCGTTTCCCGCCTTGAACTGAAGGCAACGATTGCACGGCTTCTCAAGATCATGACGAAGCAGCCTGCCAACAGCGATGCACCCGCCCCCCAGAAGCCGGATGCTGACAGCAAGGCAGCCTGA
- a CDS encoding bifunctional folylpolyglutamate synthase/dihydrofolate synthase, with protein sequence MQLHPKGFDLSLDRIRGLLEKLGNPHLKLPPVIHIAGTNGKGSATAFCRALLEAGGFNVHVHTSPHLVNWHERYRLAAPGGGKLVDDDVLAQAVERVAAANGGQHITVFEILTAVAFVLFSEHPADAVIMEVGLGGRFDATNVIPEPAVSLIMPVSIDHQAYLGDTAELIAAEKAGIIKKNCPVVIGFQPFDTAREVLVSTADRLDCPVSVYGQDFLAFEEHGRMVFQNEDGLIDLPLPRLPGRHQISNAAAAIEAVQMAGFNIPDKAVEKALMVVDWPARMQRMTHGKLIDLAPPASEIWLDGGHNPGAGVVIAEAFGDLEERNARPLFLITGMINTKDPVGYFEAFAGMARHVFTVPIPSSDAGIANTELALSAEKAGLSAEPVHSVANALKLLHDTWPADEAPPRILIGGSLYLAGEVLRDNDTPPQ encoded by the coding sequence ATGCAGTTGCATCCCAAGGGCTTCGATCTTTCGCTGGACCGCATTCGCGGCCTTCTGGAAAAGCTCGGCAATCCGCATCTGAAACTGCCGCCTGTGATCCATATCGCCGGGACCAACGGCAAGGGATCGGCCACCGCCTTTTGCCGCGCGCTGCTTGAAGCGGGCGGCTTTAATGTTCACGTCCACACTTCGCCGCACCTCGTCAACTGGCACGAACGCTATCGCCTTGCCGCGCCGGGCGGCGGCAAGCTGGTGGATGACGATGTGCTGGCGCAAGCCGTCGAGCGCGTCGCTGCCGCCAATGGCGGACAGCACATCACGGTTTTCGAGATATTGACCGCCGTTGCCTTCGTCCTGTTTTCAGAACATCCCGCCGATGCGGTCATCATGGAAGTCGGCCTTGGCGGGCGTTTCGACGCCACCAATGTCATTCCCGAGCCTGCGGTCTCGCTCATCATGCCGGTTTCGATCGATCATCAAGCCTATCTCGGCGATACGGCAGAACTGATCGCAGCCGAAAAGGCGGGCATCATCAAGAAGAACTGCCCGGTGGTCATCGGTTTCCAGCCTTTCGATACGGCGCGCGAAGTGCTCGTCTCGACTGCCGATCGTCTCGACTGCCCTGTTTCTGTCTATGGTCAGGATTTCCTTGCCTTCGAGGAACATGGCCGCATGGTGTTCCAGAACGAAGACGGGCTGATCGACCTGCCCTTGCCGCGCCTGCCGGGACGTCACCAGATATCCAACGCCGCCGCGGCAATCGAAGCGGTGCAGATGGCGGGTTTCAACATTCCCGATAAGGCGGTTGAAAAGGCGCTTATGGTCGTGGACTGGCCGGCGCGTATGCAGCGCATGACGCATGGCAAGCTGATTGATCTTGCTCCGCCCGCTTCCGAAATCTGGCTCGATGGCGGCCATAATCCGGGTGCGGGTGTGGTTATCGCGGAAGCTTTCGGCGACCTTGAAGAACGCAATGCGCGCCCGCTTTTCCTAATTACCGGCATGATCAACACGAAAGATCCGGTCGGCTATTTCGAGGCCTTCGCAGGCATGGCCCGCCATGTCTTCACCGTGCCCATTCCTTCCAGCGATGCCGGAATTGCGAACACTGAACTGGCGCTTTCAGCCGAAAAGGCCGGGCTTTCCGCAGAGCCGGTTCATTCGGTCGCCAATGCGCTGAAACTTCTGCACGATACCTGGCCCGCCGATGAGGCTCCGCCACGCATTCTGATTGGCGGATCGCTCTATCTGGCGGGTGAAGTCCTGCGCGATAACGATACGCCCCCCCAATAA
- the trxA gene encoding thioredoxin: MATVKVDNSNFQSDVLQSSEPVVVDFWAEWCGPCKTIAPALDEIAAEMAGQVKIAKVNIDENPELAAQFGVRSIPTLLMFKDGELAANMVGAAPKSRLADWIKASAA; encoded by the coding sequence ATGGCAACCGTCAAGGTCGATAACAGCAACTTTCAATCGGACGTTCTCCAGTCGAGCGAGCCGGTTGTAGTGGATTTCTGGGCAGAATGGTGCGGACCATGCAAGACGATCGCTCCGGCTCTGGACGAAATCGCCGCTGAAATGGCTGGCCAGGTCAAGATTGCCAAGGTCAATATCGACGAGAACCCGGAGCTGGCCGCCCAGTTCGGTGTGCGCTCCATCCCGACGCTTCTGATGTTCAAGGATGGCGAGCTTGCTGCCAATATGGTTGGCGCCGCTCCCAAGAGCCGCCTTGCCGACTGGATCAAGGCATCGGCTGCGTAA
- the addA gene encoding double-strand break repair helicase AddA, with amino-acid sequence MKKKPFIPPETIDAQARAADPSASVWVSANAGSGKTHVLTERVIRLLLEGTDPSKILCLTYTKAAAAVMQNRVFMRLSEWAVLPDEALAERLEKLERRRPGAARVASARRLFARALKTPGGMKIQTIHAFCEAILHQFPLEANIAGHFEMMDDLMQAALVGEARRTLLETAYGGGDPALAAAFADVLQAAGETGLQSLLDEAVGRRNGLQLYLAELGVGTHRVEALHRAFGFEPDAREDDLLADLWPVPEFSDDALDLILSIPKGASRAQDFALQLKRLEKASGLPDKIAVLRAAFLKSTGEPKSGSYVCSAAVKKLLPEFEEEFDTAAARVEMGLDRLKELRLVRLNLAALTLIDNLLQRYHDLKRRRGLLDFEDLITRTVALLARNGAGQWVQYKLDRGIDHILVDEAQDTSPDQWQVIRMLSEEFFSGLGQRNVQRTLFAVGDEKQSIYSFQGAVPDDFAEQGRAISIQASNAELKFERVSLNFSFRSTPDVLQAVDEVFARPEANRGLSGATVHSAIRDKEPGEIEIWDMLTPEMVEEPDDWRVPVDQLAAPAVRLAEQIAATIRYWLDRGEPIPGQNRKIAPRDIMVLVRKRDQFMPALSRALKNLSVPVAGADRLQLTSHIAIQDLMALGRFVLQPSDDLSLAALLKSPLFGWDDDRLFTLAYPRGAGDTLFEYLYRASRHDAELAQIHKLLSRWRNMADTMPVFEFYARVLSADGARRKLLARLGPEAGDIIDEFQNYALSAERAGLPGLQAFLETLEAAAPEIKRELDQGRDEVRIMTVHAAKGLEGAVVFLVDPGSAVWTGSRAPKLIPYDFQGDGPPVKGFLWQPNSSCQTGFTAAEIEKLKNRAEEEYRRLLYVGMTRAEDRLIICGYRGTRESGETWHRLVEDALAAKSETFVHPVTGVAARRYRKTPRSFIEINEEDQAGATSLPPLPHDYRQPMKAEPGLPRPLAPSGASALIEADEEPPLDLSSPVLQPGTGAPAFALRRGTAIHMLLQYLPDVAPEKREHLAADYLARIAADWPDAERLKAWQSVHAILDDPRFGPVFAEGSRGEVAVMGMIDIGGRDHAVSGQIDRISVDESRVLIVDYKTNRPPPKTLEAVPSAYRAQLALYRELLRPLYPGRVVEAALLFTEGPFLLLVPDAVLDDAMGALKDTQGKVRNQNLTDGGRRAT; translated from the coding sequence ATGAAGAAGAAACCTTTCATCCCGCCGGAAACCATCGATGCGCAGGCGCGCGCGGCCGACCCGTCGGCCTCCGTCTGGGTCTCGGCCAATGCCGGTTCCGGCAAGACCCATGTTCTGACCGAGCGCGTCATCCGCCTGCTTCTGGAAGGCACGGATCCGTCGAAAATCCTCTGCCTGACCTATACCAAGGCGGCGGCAGCGGTGATGCAGAACCGCGTTTTCATGCGGCTTTCCGAATGGGCGGTCCTGCCCGATGAGGCCTTGGCCGAGCGGCTTGAAAAACTTGAGCGCCGCCGCCCCGGCGCGGCGCGCGTGGCCAGTGCACGCCGTCTCTTTGCGCGCGCGCTGAAAACGCCGGGCGGGATGAAAATCCAGACCATCCATGCCTTTTGCGAAGCCATCCTGCACCAGTTTCCGCTGGAAGCAAATATCGCCGGTCATTTTGAGATGATGGACGATCTCATGCAGGCGGCGCTGGTGGGCGAGGCGCGGCGCACCCTGCTTGAAACCGCTTATGGCGGTGGTGATCCCGCACTTGCGGCAGCCTTTGCCGATGTGTTGCAGGCGGCGGGCGAAACGGGGCTGCAATCGCTTCTGGACGAGGCGGTGGGCCGCCGTAACGGCTTGCAGCTTTATCTGGCTGAACTGGGCGTCGGCACACACCGTGTGGAGGCTCTGCATCGCGCTTTCGGGTTTGAGCCCGATGCGCGCGAAGACGATCTTCTGGCCGATCTCTGGCCGGTACCGGAATTTTCCGACGATGCGCTCGATCTCATCCTATCGATCCCGAAAGGGGCTTCACGCGCGCAGGATTTCGCGCTGCAATTGAAACGGCTGGAGAAGGCGAGCGGCCTTCCCGACAAGATTGCGGTGCTGCGCGCCGCTTTCCTCAAGAGCACGGGCGAGCCGAAATCAGGCTCCTATGTCTGTTCGGCAGCCGTGAAAAAGCTTCTGCCTGAATTCGAGGAGGAATTCGACACGGCTGCGGCGCGGGTTGAAATGGGGCTGGACCGCCTGAAGGAATTGCGCCTTGTCCGGCTCAATCTGGCGGCGCTCACGTTGATCGACAATCTTCTGCAACGCTATCACGACCTGAAGCGCCGGCGCGGCCTTCTGGACTTTGAAGACCTGATTACCCGCACCGTGGCGCTGCTTGCGCGCAATGGGGCAGGCCAGTGGGTGCAATATAAGCTCGACCGCGGCATCGATCATATTTTGGTCGATGAAGCGCAGGATACGAGCCCCGATCAGTGGCAGGTCATCCGCATGTTGTCGGAGGAATTTTTCTCCGGCCTTGGCCAGCGCAACGTCCAGCGCACGCTTTTTGCTGTGGGTGATGAAAAGCAGTCGATCTATTCCTTCCAGGGGGCCGTGCCAGACGATTTTGCCGAGCAGGGCCGGGCCATCAGCATTCAGGCCAGCAATGCGGAGCTGAAATTCGAGCGCGTGAGCCTCAATTTCTCTTTCCGTTCGACGCCTGATGTCTTGCAGGCGGTGGATGAGGTTTTTGCGCGGCCGGAAGCTAACAGGGGGCTTTCCGGTGCGACAGTCCACTCCGCTATCCGGGATAAAGAACCGGGCGAAATCGAAATCTGGGACATGCTGACGCCGGAAATGGTAGAAGAGCCGGACGATTGGCGTGTACCGGTCGATCAACTGGCCGCGCCAGCGGTAAGGCTTGCCGAACAGATTGCGGCAACGATCCGCTACTGGCTGGATCGCGGGGAGCCGATCCCCGGCCAGAACCGGAAGATCGCGCCGCGCGACATCATGGTGCTGGTGCGAAAGCGTGACCAGTTCATGCCTGCCTTGTCGCGCGCGCTGAAAAACCTGTCGGTTCCGGTTGCCGGCGCCGACCGTCTGCAACTCACGAGCCATATCGCTATTCAGGACCTGATGGCGCTGGGGCGTTTCGTCCTGCAACCGTCCGACGATCTGTCGCTGGCGGCGCTTCTGAAAAGCCCGCTTTTCGGCTGGGACGATGACCGGCTTTTCACGCTGGCATATCCGCGCGGGGCAGGGGACACGCTTTTTGAATATCTCTACCGCGCTTCGCGCCATGATGCGGAGCTGGCGCAGATTCACAAGCTGCTGAGCCGTTGGCGCAACATGGCCGACACCATGCCGGTGTTTGAATTCTATGCGCGTGTTCTCAGTGCCGATGGTGCAAGGCGCAAGCTTCTGGCGCGATTGGGGCCGGAGGCGGGCGATATCATCGACGAATTCCAGAATTATGCGCTTTCCGCCGAGCGCGCTGGACTTCCGGGTTTGCAGGCCTTTCTCGAAACGCTGGAAGCGGCCGCGCCGGAGATCAAGCGCGAGCTTGACCAGGGCCGTGACGAGGTGCGCATCATGACCGTGCATGCCGCAAAGGGGCTGGAAGGTGCGGTTGTCTTCCTCGTGGACCCCGGCAGCGCGGTGTGGACGGGAAGCCGTGCGCCCAAGCTTATCCCTTATGATTTTCAGGGGGATGGCCCGCCGGTGAAGGGCTTTTTGTGGCAGCCGAACAGTTCCTGCCAGACGGGCTTCACGGCAGCGGAAATCGAAAAGCTTAAAAACCGCGCCGAGGAGGAATATCGCCGTCTTCTTTATGTCGGCATGACGCGCGCGGAAGACCGGCTCATCATTTGCGGTTATCGCGGCACGCGCGAAAGCGGCGAAACCTGGCATCGGCTGGTTGAGGATGCGCTGGCAGCCAAGTCCGAAACCTTTGTTCATCCGGTCACGGGCGTGGCTGCGAGGCGCTATCGCAAGACGCCGCGCAGTTTTATCGAAATCAATGAGGAGGATCAGGCCGGGGCGACGTCTCTGCCACCGCTTCCCCATGATTATCGCCAGCCTATGAAAGCAGAGCCGGGTTTGCCGCGCCCCTTGGCCCCATCAGGCGCTTCGGCCTTGATCGAGGCGGACGAGGAGCCGCCGCTCGACCTGTCGTCCCCGGTTTTGCAACCCGGCACCGGCGCACCGGCCTTCGCGCTGCGGCGCGGCACGGCGATCCACATGCTGCTGCAATATCTGCCGGATGTGGCGCCGGAAAAACGCGAACATCTGGCTGCGGACTATCTGGCGCGTATTGCCGCAGACTGGCCGGATGCCGAACGGCTCAAGGCTTGGCAGAGCGTCCATGCCATTCTGGATGATCCGCGCTTTGGCCCCGTTTTTGCGGAAGGTTCGCGCGGGGAAGTGGCTGTCATGGGCATGATCGATATTGGCGGGCGTGACCACGCCGTATCCGGCCAGATCGACCGCATCAGCGTGGATGAAAGCCGTGTGCTGATCGTCGATTACAAGACCAATCGCCCGCCGCCGAAGACGCTGGAAGCCGTGCCTTCCGCCTATCGCGCGCAGCTTGCCCTCTACAGGGAATTGCTGAGGCCGCTTTATCCCGGACGTGTGGTGGAAGCGGCATTGCTTTTCACGGAAGGGCCATTTCTGTTGCTCGTTCCCGATGCTGTTCTGGATGATGCCATGGGAGCGCTGAAGGATACTCAAGGAAAGGTGAGGAACCAGAACTTGACGGATGGCGGCAGACGCGCCACATGA
- the addB gene encoding double-strand break repair protein AddB, with protein sequence MCASRPGDGKQRLFSIPPGQPFLPAFAKALIEGRLIEGFPGHPSDPLALASATIYVPTRRAARALRTILVDLNPVKSAILPRISPLGDVDEDAAFFNAGAAGVFDLNPPIGTAERLLLLARLIRPWRESLPSHVRALFGVDDVSVPATTADAIWLARDLAALMNQVETDGAKWSKLTSIAPDDLADWWRVTLGFLDIVTRLWPDILAERRLSNPAAHRNDLIRSEVKRLRDHPPAGPVIAAGSTGSIPATAELISTIASLPQGAVVLPGLDRDLDEAAWKLLGEAGDNPSIFGHPQYGLHKLLQAIGALRQDVDVLEDMPRAKRLRERIVSEALRPAETTDAWGLLNRDPDMQPSALREAAARIDLVEASNEREEALAVALALRDALADERKTAALVTADRNLARRVVGELARFGIDADDSGGRHLRDVETATLLRLLVETVFNPGDPVALLALVKHPLLRLGGARIDRRLAGETLELVAFRGGTGRAGILDLPAFFERRLKESADQPWQPAWHTTVTQDMIEAARGLCESLSAAVEPLAPFVTANRRTDIGEIARATVEALENMARDETGSVAAFYSGERGEKLASFLRGLISSEAELDFEAMEWPAILDALMAGETVKPHPGGHPRLFIWGALEARLQTVDAIVIGGLNEGSWPTKTRNDPFMSRPMKAMIALDPPERRTGLAAHDFQMALGMDHVVLTRSQRSDNAPTVPSRWLQRLETVLGADVTNEMRGRGTRFIHWSREIDRAEDVPFVRKPEPAPPVAARPKHFSVTEIETLRRDPYAIFAKKILKLRPLEPLIRDPAAAERGTLFHDILGHFTQAAIDPLAPDAAEKLMELGRILFADMDLPLEIEAVWWPRFTALIPQFLQWERERAYKVQERFAEIASQKREVENLGITLSGRADRIDLMRDGTAEIIDYKTGSTPSPKQAHVLLSPQLALEAALLARGAFLDVGPVRACDLTYVRLKAAGEVKPESILKISRPPSEKTAPALGEEAWQRLAQLLAEYQKPEKGYLSRALPFRETDLTGDYDHLARVLEWSAGGDSGGEGGE encoded by the coding sequence ATGTGCGCATCGCGGCCCGGAGATGGAAAACAGCGCCTGTTTTCCATTCCTCCCGGCCAGCCCTTCCTGCCCGCTTTCGCAAAGGCCCTTATTGAGGGGCGGCTGATCGAAGGTTTTCCCGGCCATCCGTCTGATCCGCTGGCGCTGGCAAGCGCGACGATCTATGTGCCGACGCGCCGCGCCGCGCGTGCGCTGCGCACCATTCTTGTCGATCTCAATCCGGTCAAAAGCGCCATCCTGCCCCGTATCAGCCCGCTTGGCGATGTGGACGAGGATGCAGCTTTCTTCAACGCCGGTGCGGCGGGCGTTTTTGATCTCAATCCGCCGATTGGCACTGCCGAACGGCTCCTGTTGCTGGCACGGCTGATCCGTCCCTGGCGGGAATCGCTTCCGTCGCATGTACGTGCGCTTTTCGGCGTGGATGATGTCTCGGTTCCGGCCACGACCGCGGATGCCATCTGGCTCGCGCGCGATCTGGCAGCACTGATGAATCAGGTGGAAACCGACGGTGCGAAATGGAGCAAGCTTACCAGCATTGCGCCCGATGATCTTGCCGACTGGTGGCGGGTGACACTCGGCTTTCTTGATATCGTCACGCGGCTCTGGCCGGATATTCTGGCTGAACGCAGGCTGTCCAACCCGGCTGCCCATCGCAACGACCTGATCCGCAGTGAAGTGAAGCGCCTGCGCGACCATCCGCCAGCCGGGCCCGTGATTGCTGCCGGTTCGACCGGCTCCATTCCGGCAACGGCTGAATTGATATCGACCATTGCCAGCCTGCCGCAAGGCGCGGTGGTGCTGCCTGGCCTCGACCGCGATCTCGACGAGGCGGCGTGGAAACTGCTCGGCGAAGCAGGGGACAATCCTTCCATTTTCGGCCATCCGCAATATGGGCTTCACAAGCTTCTGCAAGCCATAGGCGCGCTGCGTCAGGATGTGGACGTGCTGGAAGACATGCCGCGCGCCAAACGGCTGCGCGAGCGCATCGTAAGCGAGGCGCTGCGCCCGGCAGAAACCACGGATGCATGGGGCCTCCTCAATCGTGATCCCGACATGCAGCCATCAGCCTTGCGTGAGGCTGCGGCAAGGATCGATCTTGTCGAGGCTTCCAACGAGCGTGAAGAGGCGCTTGCGGTGGCGCTGGCCTTGCGTGATGCGCTGGCCGATGAGCGAAAGACGGCGGCGCTGGTTACGGCAGACCGCAATCTGGCGCGCCGTGTCGTGGGAGAGCTTGCGCGTTTCGGCATCGATGCGGATGATTCCGGCGGGCGGCATCTGCGCGATGTGGAAACGGCCACGCTTTTGCGGCTTTTGGTCGAAACCGTGTTCAATCCCGGCGATCCGGTGGCTTTGTTGGCGCTTGTCAAACATCCGCTGCTGCGGCTGGGAGGCGCGCGCATCGACAGGCGGCTTGCGGGCGAAACGCTGGAACTCGTGGCTTTCCGGGGCGGTACGGGCCGGGCTGGCATTCTCGACCTGCCTGCCTTCTTCGAGCGGCGGCTGAAAGAAAGCGCAGACCAGCCCTGGCAGCCCGCCTGGCACACAACCGTGACGCAGGATATGATCGAGGCGGCGCGCGGTCTGTGTGAGAGCCTGTCGGCGGCGGTTGAACCGCTTGCTCCCTTTGTGACAGCCAACCGGCGAACCGATATTGGCGAGATTGCCCGCGCCACGGTTGAGGCGCTGGAAAACATGGCGCGTGACGAGACGGGCAGCGTCGCCGCCTTTTATTCGGGCGAGCGCGGTGAAAAGCTTGCCTCCTTCCTGCGCGGCCTCATCTCCAGTGAGGCGGAGCTTGATTTCGAGGCGATGGAATGGCCCGCCATACTTGATGCGCTCATGGCGGGCGAAACCGTGAAACCGCATCCGGGCGGCCATCCGCGCCTTTTCATATGGGGTGCACTGGAAGCGCGCCTGCAAACGGTGGATGCCATCGTGATCGGCGGCTTGAACGAGGGAAGCTGGCCCACCAAGACCCGCAATGACCCGTTCATGTCGCGGCCGATGAAGGCAATGATCGCGCTCGATCCGCCAGAGCGGCGCACCGGCCTTGCCGCGCATGATTTCCAGATGGCGCTCGGCATGGACCATGTGGTGCTGACGCGTTCGCAACGCTCGGACAATGCGCCGACGGTGCCTTCGCGCTGGCTGCAGCGGCTTGAAACCGTGCTGGGCGCAGATGTCACCAATGAAATGCGCGGGCGCGGCACGCGCTTCATCCATTGGTCGCGCGAGATCGACCGGGCGGAGGATGTGCCTTTCGTCAGGAAGCCGGAGCCTGCGCCGCCTGTCGCCGCGCGTCCGAAACATTTTTCGGTGACGGAAATCGAAACCCTGCGCCGCGACCCCTATGCGATCTTTGCGAAGAAGATTCTGAAGCTGCGCCCGCTGGAACCCCTGATCCGCGATCCGGCGGCAGCCGAACGCGGCACGTTGTTTCACGACATTCTGGGGCATTTCACGCAAGCGGCAATCGATCCGCTTGCCCCCGATGCCGCCGAAAAACTCATGGAGCTTGGCCGCATTCTTTTTGCGGATATGGATCTGCCGCTGGAAATTGAAGCGGTCTGGTGGCCGCGCTTTACCGCGCTCATTCCGCAATTTCTGCAATGGGAGCGCGAGCGGGCGTATAAAGTGCAGGAAAGATTTGCCGAAATCGCCTCGCAGAAGCGCGAAGTGGAAAATCTCGGCATTACACTTTCCGGCCGTGCCGACCGCATCGACCTGATGCGCGATGGTACGGCGGAAATCATCGATTACAAGACCGGCTCCACGCCCTCGCCCAAGCAGGCGCATGTGCTTCTCTCACCGCAGCTTGCGCTGGAGGCAGCCCTTCTGGCGCGCGGCGCATTTCTGGATGTCGGGCCGGTGCGCGCTTGCGATCTCACTTATGTGCGCCTCAAGGCAGCCGGTGAGGTGAAGCCGGAATCGATCCTCAAGATCAGCAGGCCCCCATCGGAAAAGACGGCTCCGGCGCTGGGTGAAGAGGCATGGCAGCGGCTGGCGCAATTGCTGGCCGAATATCAAAAACCGGAGAAGGGCTATCTTTCGCGGGCGCTTCCATTCCGTGAAACCGACCTTACCGGCGATTACGACCATCTGGCCCGCGTGCTGGAATGGTCTGCTGGCGGCGATAGCGGCGGGGAGGGCGGCGAATGA
- a CDS encoding nucleotidyltransferase family protein produces the protein MKMPETAMVLAAGLGKRMRPITETMPKPLVNVAGKPLIDWCLDAVERAGVARAIVNVHYLADQLEHHLATRNRPQIIISDERGLLLDSAGGIVKVLPDLVGEPFFILNADTFWVGDEAEPNLVRLAETWDDARMDILLMTARLDQETGYEGKGDFVADAEGRLRRARDVPGEPVIYAGAGIIHPRIFADATPGIASLNCHFDQAIAAGRLYGMPMTGHWLTVGTPEAIGKAEAVLSAFA, from the coding sequence ATGAAAATGCCTGAAACCGCAATGGTTCTTGCCGCCGGTCTTGGCAAGCGTATGCGTCCCATCACCGAAACCATGCCGAAGCCGCTGGTGAACGTCGCGGGCAAGCCGCTGATCGACTGGTGCCTCGATGCGGTAGAGCGGGCAGGGGTGGCCCGTGCAATCGTCAATGTGCATTATTTAGCCGACCAGCTTGAGCACCATCTTGCGACCCGCAACCGTCCGCAGATTATCATTTCCGACGAACGCGGCCTTCTTCTCGATTCGGCGGGCGGTATCGTCAAGGTACTGCCGGATCTGGTTGGAGAGCCCTTCTTCATCTTGAATGCGGATACGTTCTGGGTCGGGGATGAGGCCGAACCCAATCTCGTCAGGCTTGCCGAAACATGGGATGATGCCCGCATGGACATCCTGTTGATGACGGCACGGCTCGATCAGGAAACGGGCTATGAAGGCAAGGGTGATTTTGTTGCCGATGCCGAAGGCCGCCTGCGCCGTGCACGCGATGTCCCGGGCGAACCGGTGATCTATGCGGGTGCCGGTATCATTCACCCGCGCATCTTTGCCGATGCGACACCCGGCATTGCTTCGCTCAATTGCCATTTCGATCAGGCAATCGCCGCAGGCCGTCTTTATGGGATGCCCATGACCGGGCACTGGCTGACGGTGGGAACACCGGAAGCCATCGGCAAGGCAGAGGCCGTGTTGTCCGCATTTGCATGA